The following are encoded in a window of bacterium genomic DNA:
- a CDS encoding ABC transporter ATP-binding protein: MKPIIEVKSISKSYVLSGKSDYYFALRDSLAALIQRPGSFLARKTKQISESMVFWALKDVTFSVEPGEIVGVIGRNGAGKSTLLKILNRITEPTDGEVVIRGRISSLLEVGTGFHPELTGRENIYFSGAILGMKRSEIARKFDEIVAFAEVDKFLDTPVKRYSSGMQVRLAFSVAVHMEPDILLIDEVLAVGDAEFQRKCLAKIHESARKYGRTILFVSHNLDVVQSLCDRSVLLEEGQVRMVGPTSEVVSTYLERMEANSGVARIEFPEDSSKGFELKSVTVRGGDGQPATTFEPDVPFRVDVEYEVRDKKSKFWITASCTNEHGALVFYSRDTDKNPNLLARRKEGIHRSVFTFPSNSHIAMNVGNYSLTVRIEQDPSREAIIPLQITNVTNRFSHHHHGVMLVESPWDNTESS; the protein is encoded by the coding sequence ATGAAGCCCATTATTGAAGTTAAATCTATCTCCAAGTCATATGTCTTGTCGGGCAAGAGCGATTACTATTTTGCCTTGCGTGACTCGCTCGCGGCTCTGATACAGAGACCCGGATCTTTTCTTGCTCGGAAAACAAAGCAAATAAGCGAATCGATGGTTTTCTGGGCGTTAAAGGACGTAACGTTCTCAGTGGAGCCCGGCGAGATTGTCGGCGTCATTGGAAGGAATGGGGCAGGGAAATCAACTCTATTGAAGATACTCAATCGCATAACCGAGCCGACAGATGGAGAGGTAGTGATACGTGGCCGCATCTCGTCGCTCCTTGAAGTCGGTACGGGTTTCCATCCCGAACTTACCGGGCGTGAGAACATCTATTTCAGCGGCGCAATCCTCGGTATGAAGCGAAGCGAGATCGCGCGTAAGTTCGACGAGATTGTCGCGTTTGCTGAAGTCGATAAATTCCTAGATACACCCGTAAAACGATATTCCTCTGGAATGCAGGTGCGTCTGGCTTTTTCAGTTGCAGTGCATATGGAGCCCGACATTTTGCTGATTGATGAAGTATTGGCTGTTGGAGACGCTGAATTTCAAAGAAAGTGTCTTGCAAAAATACATGAATCTGCTCGAAAATACGGACGTACCATCCTTTTCGTCAGCCATAATCTGGATGTCGTTCAAAGTCTATGCGATAGGAGTGTATTGCTCGAAGAAGGTCAAGTAAGAATGGTGGGCCCGACATCAGAAGTAGTCTCTACCTATTTAGAGAGAATGGAAGCTAACTCAGGGGTTGCGCGCATTGAATTTCCTGAAGATTCTTCAAAAGGATTTGAACTAAAATCTGTTACCGTGCGTGGTGGCGACGGGCAACCGGCAACTACTTTCGAGCCCGATGTTCCTTTTAGGGTAGATGTGGAATATGAGGTTCGTGATAAAAAATCAAAATTCTGGATTACGGCTTCATGCACTAATGAGCATGGTGCTCTTGTATTCTATTCACGAGACACGGATAAGAATCCTAATTTGCTTGCTCGTAGAAAGGAGGGTATTCACAGGTCTGTATTCACGTTTCCAAGCAATAGTCATATTGCGATGAATGTTGGAAATTACAGTCTGACTGTTCGGATTGAACAAGATCCTTCTCGAGAAGCTATAATACCGCTGCAGATTACAAACGTAACCAATCGATTCTCGCATCATCATCATGGTGTAATGCTGGTCGAGAGTCCATGGGATAACACGGAATCATCATGA
- a CDS encoding class I SAM-dependent methyltransferase: MKYSPKWIGKKIFARFLQTREKIGFLPLEGIYAIIASYGYKNLDFPEALKVIEKIREDKWVLQSNLEMYQLFSLAKKTSKLDGEVAEVGVYRGGSARIIREATSKPLHLFDTFSGVPKPSEKDEPDQAEEGELAFPLEGVQEYLKNYQNIFYYKGFFPDSATEEIKAKKFSFVHLDVDLYQSTLDGLKFFYPRMTKGGVIICHDYGKIDGARRAFDEFFADKNEIIIKPVETIQCFIIKTA, translated from the coding sequence ATGAAATATTCGCCGAAATGGATTGGAAAAAAAATATTTGCACGCTTCCTTCAAACTCGGGAAAAAATCGGATTTCTACCTCTGGAAGGGATTTATGCGATTATTGCCAGCTATGGCTATAAGAATCTTGATTTCCCTGAAGCACTAAAAGTGATAGAAAAAATCCGAGAAGATAAATGGGTTCTCCAAAGCAATCTCGAGATGTATCAATTATTCTCTTTGGCAAAAAAAACCAGCAAATTGGACGGCGAAGTTGCAGAGGTTGGGGTATATCGAGGAGGCTCTGCAAGAATCATACGCGAAGCGACCTCAAAACCGCTGCATCTTTTCGATACTTTTTCTGGAGTTCCTAAGCCTTCTGAAAAAGATGAGCCTGATCAGGCAGAAGAGGGAGAATTAGCTTTTCCGCTCGAAGGCGTGCAAGAATATCTTAAGAATTATCAAAACATTTTCTATTACAAGGGTTTTTTTCCAGACTCCGCAACCGAAGAAATTAAGGCAAAGAAATTCTCATTTGTCCACCTCGATGTTGATTTGTATCAGTCAACATTGGATGGACTGAAATTCTTCTATCCAAGGATGACGAAAGGAGGGGTAATCATATGTCACGATTACGGGAAAATTGATGGCGCCCGAAGAGCGTTTGATGAATTCTTTGCTGACAAGAATGAAATAATAATAAAACCAGTTGAGACAATTCAATGCTTCATTATTAAAACTGCATAA